In Fodinicola acaciae, the following proteins share a genomic window:
- the thrC gene encoding threonine synthase: protein MTEELSRVRWRGLIDEYADRLPVTDATPRITLLEGGTPLLPAPVISEMTGCEVFLKVEGANPTGSFKDRGMTVAISKAVEQGAKAVICASTGNTSASAAAYAARAGIVCAVLVPRGKIALGKLAQALVHGARLLQVDGNFDDCLALASKLAIEYPVSLVNSVNEFRIEGQKTASFEIIDVLGDAPDVHCLPVGNAGNITAYWRGYVEYADDKVSTRRPVMRGFQAAGAAPIVLGHVVEHPTTIATAIRIGNPASWTKALAARDESGGAIESVTDRQILAAYRLLARREAVFVEPASASSVAGLLAAREAGTLDAGLRVVCTVTGNGLKDPDWAIDGAPKPITIPTDPHAAAKALQLAD from the coding sequence ATGACCGAGGAGCTGTCCCGCGTACGCTGGCGCGGGCTCATCGACGAATACGCCGACCGGCTGCCGGTCACCGACGCCACCCCACGCATCACGCTGCTGGAAGGCGGCACGCCGCTGCTGCCCGCGCCGGTCATCTCGGAAATGACCGGCTGCGAGGTTTTTCTCAAGGTAGAAGGCGCGAATCCGACCGGTTCCTTCAAAGACCGGGGCATGACGGTCGCCATTTCCAAGGCTGTCGAGCAAGGTGCGAAAGCGGTCATCTGCGCGTCGACCGGCAACACGTCCGCATCCGCCGCCGCATATGCGGCCCGCGCCGGCATCGTCTGCGCTGTCCTTGTGCCGCGCGGAAAAATCGCGCTCGGCAAGCTCGCGCAGGCACTCGTACACGGCGCGCGGCTGCTCCAGGTCGACGGCAACTTCGACGACTGCCTGGCGCTGGCCTCCAAGCTGGCCATCGAATATCCGGTCAGCCTGGTCAACTCGGTCAACGAGTTTCGTATCGAAGGCCAGAAAACCGCGTCCTTCGAGATCATCGACGTGCTCGGCGACGCGCCCGACGTACACTGCCTGCCGGTCGGCAACGCCGGCAACATCACCGCTTATTGGCGTGGTTACGTGGAATACGCTGACGACAAGGTGTCAACGCGCCGGCCCGTCATGCGCGGCTTCCAGGCCGCCGGGGCCGCCCCGATCGTCCTCGGCCACGTAGTCGAACATCCGACCACCATCGCCACCGCCATCCGGATCGGAAACCCCGCCTCCTGGACCAAAGCCCTCGCCGCCCGCGACGAGTCCGGCGGCGCCATAGAATCCGTCACCGACCGCCAAATCTTGGCGGCATACCGCCTTTTGGCCCGCCGCGAAGCCGTTTTCGTCGAACCAGCCAGCGCCTCAAGCGTCGCCGGCCTCCTCGCCGCCCGCGAAGCGGGCACCCTCGACGCCGGACTGCGGGTCGTTTGTACGGTCACCGGCAACGGCCTGAAGGACCCAGACTGGGCCATCGACGGCGCCCCGAAACCAATCACCATCCCCACGGATCCACACGCGGCGGCCAAAGCTCTGCAATTGGCCGATTGA
- the lysA gene encoding diaminopimelate decarboxylase, with the protein MRAHPAGPAHGDLINPAAPNLPPEDLNGLHPSVWPATAERSDGVLSIGGLDVRDLVRDFGSPLYLLDEADLRARARALREAFAGAEVYYAGKAFLSVGFARWVASEGFGLDVCSGGELAIALRAGFPVDRIAMHGNNKSERELTRAVEAGVGTIVLDSYAEIVRLADIAAKADIRQRVMVRTTVGVEAHTHEFIATAHEDQKFGFSFSSGAAAEAVRRVLKLPSLELVGLHSHIGSQIFDTAGFEVAAKRVVQLLADIREEHDVELAELDLGGGLGVAYTAEDDPAQLHRFAADLRTIVAYECGRHGLKMPKIVVEPGRALVGPAGITLYEVGTVKPVQLDAGAVRHFVSVDGGMSDNIRTALYDAAYTCALASRGSDAEPMLARVVGKHCESGDIVVKDAWLPADVQPGDLLAIAGTGAYCRSMASNYNQVPRPPVVSVGSGQAKVLLRRETEDDLLRLDAG; encoded by the coding sequence GTGAGGGCGCATCCGGCCGGGCCGGCCCACGGCGACCTGATCAACCCGGCGGCGCCCAACCTGCCGCCGGAGGACCTCAACGGCCTGCATCCATCGGTGTGGCCGGCCACCGCCGAGCGTTCCGACGGTGTGCTGTCGATCGGTGGTCTGGACGTACGCGACCTGGTGCGTGACTTCGGCAGTCCGCTCTATCTGTTGGACGAGGCCGATCTGCGGGCACGCGCTCGGGCGTTGCGAGAGGCGTTCGCCGGCGCCGAGGTCTATTACGCCGGCAAGGCTTTTCTGTCCGTCGGATTCGCGCGTTGGGTCGCGTCCGAGGGATTCGGCTTGGACGTGTGCAGTGGCGGTGAGCTGGCGATCGCGTTGCGCGCCGGCTTTCCGGTCGACAGAATTGCCATGCACGGCAACAACAAGAGCGAGCGCGAGCTGACACGAGCGGTCGAGGCCGGTGTCGGCACGATCGTGCTCGACTCGTACGCCGAGATCGTCCGGCTCGCCGATATCGCTGCCAAAGCGGACATCCGGCAGCGCGTGATGGTGCGTACGACCGTCGGCGTCGAGGCGCACACGCACGAGTTCATCGCGACCGCGCACGAGGACCAGAAATTCGGGTTCTCGTTTTCCTCGGGAGCGGCCGCAGAAGCCGTACGCCGGGTGCTCAAGCTGCCGTCGCTGGAGCTGGTCGGCCTGCACAGCCACATCGGCTCGCAGATCTTCGACACGGCCGGTTTCGAGGTGGCCGCCAAGCGCGTCGTCCAGCTGCTGGCCGACATTCGCGAGGAACACGATGTCGAGCTGGCCGAGCTGGATCTCGGTGGTGGCCTTGGTGTCGCGTACACGGCGGAGGACGATCCGGCGCAGCTGCACCGATTCGCCGCCGATCTGCGCACGATCGTCGCGTACGAATGTGGCCGGCATGGGTTGAAAATGCCGAAAATCGTGGTGGAGCCGGGGCGTGCGCTGGTCGGTCCGGCCGGGATCACCCTTTATGAGGTCGGCACGGTCAAACCCGTGCAGCTCGACGCCGGCGCGGTCCGGCATTTCGTGTCGGTCGACGGCGGCATGAGCGACAACATCCGCACGGCCTTGTACGACGCCGCCTACACCTGCGCGCTCGCCTCGCGCGGTTCCGACGCCGAGCCGATGCTGGCGCGCGTGGTCGGCAAACACTGCGAATCCGGTGACATCGTGGTGAAAGACGCCTGGTTGCCGGCCGACGTGCAGCCCGGCGACCTGTTGGCGATCGCCGGCACGGGCGCATACTGCCGCAGCATGGCCAGCAACTACAACCAGGTGCCCCGTCCGCCGGTCGTGTCGGTCGGCAGTGGGCAGGCGAAAGTGTTGCTGCGCAGGGAAACCGAGGACGACCTGCTGCGGTTGGACGCCGGATGA
- a CDS encoding homoserine dehydrogenase, whose amino-acid sequence MRTLKLAMLGCGTVGAEVVRLLHQHGDELAARVGARLEFAGIAVRRLGVDRSDLPVPGEIFTDDAMSLIERDDVDVVIEVVGGIEPAREWLVAALKSGKSVVTANKALLAEDGASLQAAAAEGGADLYYEASVAGGIPLLGPLRESLHGDRITRVMGIVNGTTNFILSAMDSNGTGFAEALEEATALGYAEADPTADVEGYDAAAKAAILASLAFHTPVSAADVYREGITEVTAADVASAQTIGCTVKLLCIAERQVGADGAESVAVRVHPAMIPRSHPLAGVTGAFNAVFIEADAAGELMFYGRGAGGAPTASAVLGDVVAVARHKLTGVRAAGDTSYARLPVRPIGEAITRYHLSLEVADRAGVLAAVASEFAATGVSIRTVKQEGRGADATLVVVTHVATDAALSSTVDRLRRLDAVRNVLSVMRVEGET is encoded by the coding sequence ATGAGGACACTCAAGCTCGCGATGCTCGGCTGCGGCACCGTCGGCGCCGAGGTCGTCCGGCTGCTGCACCAGCACGGTGACGAGCTTGCCGCGCGCGTCGGCGCGCGGCTGGAGTTTGCCGGGATCGCCGTACGCAGGCTCGGCGTCGATCGCTCGGATTTGCCAGTGCCGGGTGAGATTTTCACCGATGACGCGATGTCGCTGATCGAACGTGACGACGTCGACGTGGTGATCGAGGTGGTCGGCGGCATCGAGCCGGCGCGCGAATGGCTGGTCGCGGCGCTGAAGTCCGGCAAGAGCGTGGTGACCGCCAACAAGGCCCTGCTGGCCGAGGACGGCGCTTCCCTGCAGGCCGCGGCGGCCGAGGGAGGCGCCGATCTTTATTACGAGGCAAGCGTCGCCGGAGGCATTCCGCTGCTCGGCCCGCTGCGCGAGTCGCTGCACGGCGACCGCATCACTCGTGTGATGGGGATCGTCAACGGCACGACCAACTTCATCCTTTCGGCGATGGATTCCAACGGCACCGGTTTCGCCGAGGCGTTGGAGGAAGCCACCGCTCTCGGATATGCCGAAGCCGACCCGACCGCCGACGTGGAAGGCTATGACGCGGCCGCGAAAGCGGCGATCCTGGCCTCGCTGGCCTTCCACACGCCGGTGTCGGCGGCGGACGTTTATCGCGAAGGAATAACGGAAGTCACCGCCGCGGATGTCGCCAGTGCGCAGACGATCGGCTGCACGGTGAAGCTTTTGTGCATCGCGGAAAGGCAAGTCGGCGCGGACGGCGCGGAAAGTGTGGCCGTACGCGTGCATCCGGCGATGATCCCGCGCAGCCATCCACTCGCCGGAGTCACCGGTGCCTTCAATGCCGTCTTCATCGAGGCGGACGCGGCCGGGGAACTGATGTTCTACGGTCGTGGCGCCGGTGGTGCGCCGACCGCGAGCGCGGTGCTTGGCGATGTCGTCGCGGTGGCGCGGCACAAGCTGACCGGCGTACGCGCGGCGGGGGACACCTCCTACGCGCGGCTGCCGGTGCGGCCGATCGGTGAGGCGATCACCCGCTATCACCTGTCGCTGGAGGTCGCCGACCGTGCCGGCGTTCTGGCCGCTGTCGCCTCGGAGTTCGCCGCGACCGGCGTGTCCATCCGTACGGTCAAACAGGAGGGCCGCGGCGCCGACGCGACCTTGGTCGTCGTCACGCACGTCGCGACCGACGCGGCACTATCGTCCACAGTGGACAGACTGCGCCGGCTCGACGCCGTGCGCAACGTACTCTCCGTGATGAGAGTCGAGGGGGAGACATGA
- a CDS encoding FAD-binding oxidoreductase, whose amino-acid sequence MDELAAIVGEAHVLAGEAIPEDYGHDESLDLAPVRPAYVVKPSSAAEVADVLKLATATRTPVTARGSGSGLSGAAIPRAEGIVVSFERMDAIVEIDTANHVAVVQPGVTLAALDEATAAVGLAYQVHPGELSGSLGGNVNTNAGGMSAVRYGVTRHHVLGVEAVLPTGEIVRSGGKVVKVSTGYDLTQLITGSEGTLALVTEATLKLSPRLTQATTVLAPFATLDEVTRAVPQVVASGIGPSILEYIDMLTMAAITYNADLSLGIPDSVRDSSQAYLVVSLENRSSERLEEDVEALGSHLLELGAVDIYVLPGPAARKLIEAREKAFWTAKAANAHCIIDTVVPRASIAEFLARARSVAEEHGSYVLGCGHAGDGNVHLALFQPDAEARYRTLKALFSAGMAVGGSISGEHGIGQEKKKYFLELEDPAKIALMRRIKAAFDPNGILNPDVLFAEGDA is encoded by the coding sequence ATGGACGAGTTGGCCGCGATCGTCGGCGAGGCTCATGTGCTGGCCGGCGAGGCGATTCCCGAGGACTACGGCCACGACGAGTCGCTGGACCTCGCGCCGGTGCGTCCCGCGTACGTCGTCAAGCCGTCCTCCGCCGCGGAGGTCGCCGACGTGCTCAAGCTGGCGACCGCGACGCGTACGCCCGTGACCGCGCGCGGCTCCGGCAGCGGCCTGTCCGGCGCGGCGATCCCCCGCGCCGAAGGCATCGTGGTGTCCTTCGAGCGGATGGACGCGATCGTCGAGATCGACACCGCCAACCACGTCGCGGTGGTGCAGCCCGGCGTGACGCTGGCGGCGCTGGACGAGGCGACCGCGGCCGTCGGTCTGGCCTATCAGGTGCATCCTGGCGAGTTGTCCGGCAGCCTCGGTGGCAACGTCAACACCAACGCCGGCGGGATGAGCGCCGTACGGTATGGCGTCACCCGCCACCACGTGCTCGGCGTCGAGGCCGTGCTGCCGACCGGCGAGATCGTCCGCAGCGGCGGCAAGGTGGTCAAGGTCAGCACCGGTTACGACCTGACGCAGCTGATCACCGGCTCGGAAGGCACCTTGGCGCTGGTCACCGAGGCGACGCTGAAGTTGTCGCCGCGGCTGACCCAGGCCACCACCGTCCTCGCGCCTTTCGCGACCCTTGACGAGGTGACGCGTGCCGTGCCGCAGGTGGTCGCCTCCGGCATCGGCCCGTCGATCCTGGAATACATCGACATGCTGACCATGGCGGCGATCACGTACAACGCCGACCTCTCGCTCGGCATCCCCGACTCGGTACGCGACTCGTCGCAGGCTTATTTGGTCGTGTCGCTGGAAAACCGGTCCTCCGAGCGGTTGGAGGAGGACGTCGAGGCGCTTGGCTCGCATCTGCTGGAGTTGGGCGCCGTCGACATTTACGTGCTGCCGGGACCGGCCGCGCGCAAGCTCATCGAAGCGCGCGAAAAGGCTTTCTGGACGGCAAAAGCGGCCAACGCGCACTGCATCATCGACACCGTCGTGCCGCGCGCGTCGATCGCCGAGTTTCTGGCCAGGGCCCGGTCGGTGGCCGAGGAACACGGGTCGTACGTCCTCGGCTGCGGTCACGCCGGCGACGGCAACGTGCACCTGGCGCTCTTCCAGCCGGACGCGGAGGCACGATATCGTACGCTGAAGGCGCTGTTCTCGGCCGGAATGGCCGTCGGCGGCTCGATCTCCGGTGAGCACGGGATCGGTCAGGAGAAGAAGAAGTATTTCCTGGAGCTGGAGGATCCGGCCAAAATCGCGTTGATGCGGCGGATCAAGGCCGCTTTCGACCCCAACGGCATCCTGAACCCCGACGTACTCTTCGCGGAAGGCGACGCATGA
- the argS gene encoding arginine--tRNA ligase, with amino-acid sequence MTPDAVSAAVLDVVRATFVAHDLDTSALPETTTVERPRNRDHGDYATTIALQLAKKVGVPPRELAGWIGERLAQQPGIASAEVAGPGFLNIRLEAAAAGQLARTIVEAGAAYGRVDLLKGQRVNVEFVSANPTGPVHLGHTRWAAVGDVLARVFAAAGAEVAREFYINDRGAQLNNFGRSLVAAALGEPTPENGYHGEYVADIARAIVADRPEIVDLPEDERLVAFREEGYRRQLEEQEAVLAKFRTHFDVWFSERSLHSSGAIDEAMAALRKAGHVYEQDGAVWMRTSEFGDDKDRPLVKSDGEYTYFGSDAAYYVNKRGRGFTRCLYLLGADHHGYVNRLRAIAACAGDNPDDSVDVLIGQLVKVMQNGAEMKLSKRAGTIITLQEVVDLVGVDAARYQLSRFSTDSEMVLDVDLLTKRTNDNPVYYVQYAHARISSVLRNAADLGIDRGELDPSLLSEEKTNTLLGALAEFPGVVATAAELREVHRIARYLESLAGVFHRFYDVHRVLPQGDEEVTATNRARLWLLEATRTVLANGLGLLGVTAPERM; translated from the coding sequence GTGACTCCCGATGCTGTATCCGCCGCCGTACTCGACGTCGTACGGGCAACGTTCGTCGCCCACGACCTGGACACCTCCGCGCTGCCGGAGACGACGACGGTGGAGCGACCTCGCAACCGGGACCACGGCGACTACGCCACCACGATCGCGCTGCAGCTGGCCAAGAAGGTCGGCGTGCCGCCGCGCGAGCTGGCCGGCTGGATCGGGGAGCGGCTGGCGCAGCAGCCCGGCATCGCCAGTGCCGAGGTCGCCGGCCCCGGGTTCCTGAACATTCGGCTGGAGGCCGCCGCGGCCGGACAGCTGGCCCGGACCATCGTCGAGGCCGGCGCCGCGTACGGCCGGGTCGACCTGCTCAAGGGCCAGCGCGTCAACGTCGAGTTCGTGTCGGCCAACCCGACCGGGCCGGTCCATCTCGGCCATACGCGGTGGGCCGCGGTCGGTGACGTGCTCGCGCGCGTCTTCGCCGCGGCCGGCGCCGAGGTCGCTCGCGAGTTCTACATCAACGACCGCGGTGCGCAGCTCAACAACTTCGGCAGGTCGCTGGTGGCCGCCGCGCTCGGCGAGCCGACGCCGGAGAACGGATATCACGGCGAGTACGTCGCCGACATCGCGCGCGCGATCGTCGCCGACCGGCCGGAGATCGTCGACCTGCCTGAGGACGAGCGGCTGGTGGCCTTCCGCGAGGAGGGCTACCGGCGGCAGCTCGAGGAGCAGGAGGCCGTGTTGGCGAAGTTCCGCACGCACTTCGACGTGTGGTTTTCCGAGCGGTCGCTGCATTCCTCCGGTGCGATCGACGAGGCGATGGCCGCGCTGCGCAAGGCCGGCCACGTCTACGAACAGGACGGCGCGGTGTGGATGCGTACGTCCGAGTTCGGCGACGACAAGGACCGGCCGCTGGTCAAGTCCGACGGCGAATACACCTACTTCGGTTCCGACGCGGCCTACTACGTCAACAAACGCGGCCGTGGCTTCACCCGGTGTCTCTACCTGCTCGGCGCCGACCACCACGGTTACGTCAACCGGCTGCGCGCGATCGCCGCGTGTGCCGGCGACAATCCGGACGACTCGGTCGACGTCCTCATCGGCCAGCTGGTCAAGGTCATGCAGAACGGCGCCGAGATGAAGCTGTCCAAGCGCGCCGGCACGATCATCACGCTGCAGGAGGTCGTCGACCTGGTCGGTGTGGACGCGGCGCGCTATCAGCTGAGCCGGTTCTCCACCGACTCGGAGATGGTGCTCGACGTCGATCTGTTGACCAAGCGCACCAACGACAATCCGGTCTATTACGTCCAGTACGCGCACGCGCGGATTTCCTCGGTGCTGCGTAACGCCGCCGACCTGGGCATCGACCGCGGCGAGCTCGACCCTTCGTTGCTTTCGGAGGAAAAGACGAACACGCTGCTCGGTGCGCTCGCGGAGTTTCCCGGCGTCGTCGCGACCGCGGCCGAGCTGCGCGAGGTGCACCGGATAGCGCGCTATCTGGAAAGCCTGGCCGGCGTTTTCCATCGTTTCTATGACGTGCACCGGGTTCTGCCGCAAGGCGACGAGGAGGTCACCGCGACCAACCGCGCGCGGCTCTGGTTGCTGGAGGCGACGCGTACGGTGCTGGCCAACGGGCTCGGGCTGCTCGGCGTGACCGCTCCGGAGCGGATGTGA